GCATTTGTTTTGAAGCATTTCCGCTTTGTGAGAGACTTCATCGGACTAAAAACCGAACTGATTGAgccaattcaaaaattcattcaaGTAATTTACCTGCTGTAAATCCATCGGCAAATTAAAAACGTGACGGTACGCTTGTAGGAAACCATAGAAGATCATCAACATCGAAACCTAACGGAAGAAGACGCTGATAATTTCATTGACGTTTACCTGAAAGAAATGAACAAACAAAAGGCAGAGAATCCATCAACAAATTTTACGAGTAAGATGTCAACAAACATTTTAATGTAAGTTATTAAGCACGTCAATTACTATTTAAACAGACAAGCAGCTAATATCGACGATAACAGACCTGTTCAGTGCAGGCGCTGAATCAACAAGCGGCTCCATAGGTAAAtatcatttaaaacaaaagctgcacttattttttaattattttccaACTGGTTGACACTCAGGGTTCGCCATTATTCATCTGATTCGCGATCAGCAAGTACAGCAAAAAATGCAAATGGAATTGGACCAAGTCTGTGGGGAATTTTTCCCAACTCTTAACCATCGATCCAGGTGTGATTTTCTATTCCTCTTATCTTATTGCTTACAGAGAAGTACGGGATATTATGTCGATTTAGCTTACCTTATACTGAAGCAGTTCTTATGGAAGCCCAGCGTTGCAGCTCAATTGCACCATTAACTGTGCCTCATTATGCTGTCAAAGACACAACGATCCAGGGCTATACAATTCCAAAAGTAACCATCGTTATTCTTTcttaattaacgaaatcagtcCTCATACTTTCCAATTTGCTAATGTAAACAGGACAGTGTTGTAATGCTGAATCTGGATGCAGTTTTCAAGAATCCTAAATACTGGAATGAACCGGAAGTGTTCCGTCCGGAACGCCATTTGAATGAAGACGGCACCAAAGTGATTAAAAACGACCATTTCTATCCTTTTGGCCTTGGTATTAGTCCACTTCGGTTGTTTTGCACTAAACGGAAATACTTAATTAATCAATTTCATAACAGGGAAAAGATTATGTTTAGGAGAATCTCTTGCAAGGAATACCTACTTTCTCTTCACAGCTGCTTTAATCAAGAAGTTTCGATTCGAGCCAGTACCCAACGGACCTCTTCCGTCTCTCGCCCCCACGAATGGATTTACTTTGGGCTACCAGGGCTTTAAAGCGGTCGTTACTCTTCGTTCGTGAATTCGATGGACTACGACAAGAAAATCTTCGCCTTTCACTTTTTTCTTgcatttttatcttctttgTCTTGTTGTCACTGATACACTACTGGATTTGCAACGCGTTAATACTTATTCCCACTGTAAGGAAGACAGATAAGCCAAGAAACATTTCAACTTCTACAGCCAAAATTTTTCACATGTGCACTTTCACTGTTAATTGCACAAATTCTGCATCCAAACCAAAGAACAAAGCGACGACCTTGACCACGCCCATTCAATCTATTAGACGTTCTGTATATAAAGTAAGAACTCGTGCTTCTGACAGGCCTATCCACTATTTATCATTAAAAGTCGAAAATGCCATTTAAAGTAGAGAAGAGATTTACCGTACAAGGCCTTAAATCCAGTAAATGTCCAGTGTTGATTACTTTGTGCAGTTATGTAATGTATCCAGTTCCACCTGGATATTATTTAAACGAAAGCAATAGAATCAAGGCATTGGGAATAGAATAAATTAATCAACATTTGAAATACCTGTTCATTATCCGGTAAAATGTGTTTGTCTGTCCTCTTCGAATGTCCATATTGAGTGGTTATGGATTTTTGGGAAGTGGCAATCTGAACAAGAGAACGGCAAACAAATTTGGAATTCCTCCCTTACTATCATGTCCGTTGAAAAGGTAAAGACCATgctaaaacacaaaaaatatgTCCACTAGAAGAAACCTATTTGAAAGATGAACGTTAATcactaattttaaaaaaccataCACGGAAGACGGAAAAAACTTACTGAATTTGTTTACTGACTTGGAATCCATTTTAGGCTACGAGACACGAAGGTAAACCGGTTAATCTGATTTCCGGTTCCCATTACGGGCTGTAAAACAGAAGAGGTAGaacaacaaataaataagCAGACACTGTCAAATGAAACAGTTCTTGACAGATTGTTTGATGACATGACTTGAAAAAGGATAGAAATCGTAGCCTGCAAGCAATTAAACACAAAGATTGCTTTATATACTAGTTATCATCTCATAGCTTACAGGGACAATCTTCTCCCAGTAAAAATCAGAACAAGGATAAAATTAGAAAGTAGCGACCCCACTACGTATCGTGAAGAGTGGCTCTTGTACGAGAGAAAAGGCCCATAGCAACACTTTCCAAAGATAAAAGCGGAGGACGTGACTTGCAACTTCATAAGGGAGCGAATGCCACAATAAAAATTTAGTCGTTACATCTGCAACCAAGAAAACAACACTACAGGAAAATTAAATCTgaaaaattagattttaaGAGAATGATTTTTGAACTTTGTGTAACGATTGTGCTTATCGGCCTCATTGTAAAGGCGACGCAAAGACCAAAAAACTTTCCCCAAAGTAAAAAAAGGAAGTAAAACTATTACGAATTAAACTAAATACGATGCTGAATGATTCTTTTGGTACGGAGGTCCGAGGGGTTTGCCTCTGGTAGGTTATTTGCCTTTTTATTCGTCATGGGATCCACAATATCCGCACAAGGCGATGAAAAAGATGGGCGAAGTCTACGGACCTGTGGTGGGTACGTATGTGGGACCTACCCAGCCAATAATTTCCGTTTGCGGTCACGAAGCCATAAAAGAGGCGATGCTTAATGACGATCTCAGTGGCCGTCCTGAATTAGCTATCATGATGGCTAGAACATTTGGAGAAGGACtaggtaatttttttacttaacttTCAATGCCCCAATAGGATGATACTCTTTTGATGATAAATTCAATTACAGGGATTATGTTTGTCATGGGCCAATTTTGGCAGGAACAGCGCCGGTTCACTTTAAGACATCTCAGAGACTTGGGGTTCGGCAAAACTTCTATTGAAGACCAGATGATGGGGGAGGTAGGAGATCTGATAAAAGatatagaaaacaaaagtcAATCAGATCCGAAAAAAATTGCCGATTTTAAAGGCATCTTTCAAGTGTCGGGGATTAACATCCTATGGGCTATCATAGCAGGTATCTAAAAATTACCGTTGGTTGTTCtctgaataattttttagaCCACGAATTTCCATTAtacctttttatttcttcaggCGAACGTTTTCAGGGTCACGATCCCAAATTTCAAGAGCTTCTAGGAGCTAATGAGCTATTTTTCCGGACAGGCAAGGTTTTTCAAAGCATCTTTCCAATTCCGgtatttcttttaaaacgtTTTCGCTTTATGAGAGAATTCATTGGAATGAAAGGCGAACTGATGGAgccaattcaaaaattcattaaagTAACTTACCTTAAGTGAATTTCCATTATTAAATTCAAACATAACTGTATGGTTACAGAAAACCATTGAAGACCATCGACATAGAAACCTGTCCGACGATGAAGCTTGCGATTTCATAGACGTTTACCTAAaggaaatgaataaacaaaaggCCGAGAATCCATCAACAAATTTCACTGGTAGGATGTAACAGTTCTTGGTCgaagttttcatgccattaaATCATTAATTCCAATAGAAAAGCAGCTCATTTTCGACAATAATAGACCTATTCGGTGCAGGTGCCGAGTCAACAAGCGGCTCTATCGGTAAATGTCATTTGCAACGAATGGCGCACTTGTTTTTGCATTATATTACAACTTGTTTTGGTACTCAGGTTTTGCCCTAATTCATTTGATTCGAGATCAGGAAGTACAGCAAAAGATGCAAATGGAATTGGACCAAGTCAGTGGAGAATTTTTTCCTACACTTAATCACAGATCCAGgtatgttttcctttttgtctATTCATGTTgtttaaaattataattagTAAGAAAATATGTGTTGGCTTAGCTTACCTTATACTGAAGCAGTTCTGATGGAAGCTCAACGTTGCAGCTCAATTGCACCATTAACTGTCCCTCATTATGCTGTCAAAGACACAAAGCTTCAAGGCTACGCAATTCCAAAAGTACTTAATTATTTCTTAGAACAAAATGTAGTTACAAAACTATTTTTTCCAATGATTACTATAGGGAAGTCTGCTCAGCCTGAATCTGTATGCCGTTTTTCAAGATTCCAAATACTGGAAAGATCCGGAAGTGTTCCGTCCGGAACGCCATTTGAATGACGATGGCACTAAGGTAATTAAAAGTGAGCATTTCAATCCATTTGGCATCGGTAcgtaaaacaaaatcaattattTGCTGCACaacaaaattaataattaCTAGCATTTTAGGTAAAAGAATGTGCTTAGGAGAATCTCTTGCAAAGAATACCTATTTTCTCTTCACAGCTGCATTGATCAAGAAGTTTCGATTTGAGCCAGTACCAAACGAACCACTTCCGTCTCTAGACCCAACGAACGGGTTTACTTTGGGTTATCAGGGCTTTAAAGCGGTCGTTACTCCTCGACCGTGAGTTCCACGGAAAATCCTgctgaaaaaaatttacaaggaTTAActcccccccctctttttcacGTAGTATCTCCTTTATTGTCTACTTGCCATAATGCTATTTATGcatttaatttcctataaaCTTCCTAACTTGTTCCTATCAAATtgagagagaaataaaaataaaaatagaaaaatgctACGATGATGCTATGTTACGCCTGGCAAAAATACAATGGATGGAGAATATTTAAGAAGATAAACGAATAACATTAGTTTGAATGTTCCCTTCTTTTCAAGGACGCGGATGAATGAGATTGGAACCCAAAGTTTAACAATCTTATACTGAGAAAGTCTCGGCTTCGAATTTCACCACCATCAGAATTCTAATGCATCTGAAATCCACCGATTCTTACTCGATACACAATTTACGTTATGCATTGCTTTAATAAAATACCATCATTTAACACAATGTCTCTTcacttaaaaaaatgaatttcccAAATTCAACTCAGCAGCTAAAGCAGAAACGTACAATGCCCTCAATAACGCGCACTCGATCTAATAGACGTTCTATACAATTGCAGGTGGAAGCCATTCCCTTGGTAATACCAAAGTGGTAGAACGTACAGTAGCTCATTCGTAATAAGGTTCCAATAACCAAGAGATAACTTTAGGTCAAGATCATAGACAGGTATATACGATTTGTACACGTTAAAAATCTCACCTGATGCCTCATCGTGGATGTGACGGTATTTGTGACCGACCTATTTGTGAAGAAATAATTCTCAGCTAAAACCTGATAAGCAAATGGTTTTTACGAGACTTGCTCACCTCACAGGGCTACGcttcttttcattcaaaatgCGTAAAAAAATGTCATGTAAGCAAAGAAGTAATTTACCTTACAAAGCACTAAGTGCCAAAACGATCCAGCAATGTCCAGGGAGTTAATCCATATAGTTCCTTTGTCTGGTCGGATAATGTTGCATCCactaggggaaaaaaaactagcagGAGGAACAACGTTTTCAGGTTATCATTGACAGATAACTCTAAATGGAAGACGGTGAAATGGTTGAAACTTACTGAATTTGACGACTAACTAGGAATCCGTGTTGGACCTATGAGATACCAAAGTTAATCGCGGCGA
This genomic stretch from Daphnia magna isolate NIES linkage group LG10, ASM2063170v1.1, whole genome shotgun sequence harbors:
- the LOC116933273 gene encoding methyl farnesoate epoxidase — translated: MIFEIFLTILLVSLIIKATKRPWNFPPGPRGLPLVGYLPFFSSWDPQYPHEAMKKMSEVYGPVVGLFMGPSQTVISVCSHEAVKEALLNDDLNGRPYSAVALARAFGEKLGIMFVTGQFWQEQRRFTMRHLRDLGFGKTSIEDQMMGELGDLIKDIENKSQSDSERIVDFKGIFQVSVINILWAMIAGERFQRTDPKFQQLLTANELIFRSGNVVRGSIPIPAFVLKHFRFVRDFIGLKTELIEPIQKFIQETIEDHQHRNLTEEDADNFIDVYLKEMNKQKAENPSTNFTNKQLISTITDLFSAGAESTSGSIGFAIIHLIRDQQVQQKMQMELDQVCGEFFPTLNHRSSLPYTEAVLMEAQRCSSIAPLTVPHYAVKDTTIQGYTIPKDSVVMLNLDAVFKNPKYWNEPEVFRPERHLNEDGTKVIKNDHFYPFGLGKRLCLGESLARNTYFLFTAALIKKFRFEPVPNGPLPSLAPTNGFTLGYQGFKAVVTLRS
- the LOC116933275 gene encoding methyl farnesoate epoxidase, which codes for MIFELCVTIVLIGLIVKATQRPKNFPQSPRGLPLVGYLPFYSSWDPQYPHKAMKKMGEVYGPVVGTYVGPTQPIISVCGHEAIKEAMLNDDLSGRPELAIMMARTFGEGLGIMFVMGQFWQEQRRFTLRHLRDLGFGKTSIEDQMMGEVGDLIKDIENKSQSDPKKIADFKGIFQVSGINILWAIIAGERFQGHDPKFQELLGANELFFRTGKVFQSIFPIPVFLLKRFRFMREFIGMKGELMEPIQKFIKKTIEDHRHRNLSDDEACDFIDVYLKEMNKQKAENPSTNFTGRISFSTIIDLFGAGAESTSGSIGFALIHLIRDQEVQQKMQMELDQVSGEFFPTLNHRSSLPYTEAVLMEAQRCSSIAPLTVPHYAVKDTKLQGYAIPKGSLLSLNLYAVFQDSKYWKDPEVFRPERHLNDDGTKVIKSEHFNPFGIGKRMCLGESLAKNTYFLFTAALIKKFRFEPVPNEPLPSLDPTNGFTLGYQGFKAVVTPRP